A genomic region of Dreissena polymorpha isolate Duluth1 chromosome 4, UMN_Dpol_1.0, whole genome shotgun sequence contains the following coding sequences:
- the LOC127876205 gene encoding 28S ribosomal protein S11, mitochondrial-like: protein MLRSLVSLFRSPYTCTVLQRIASPAVTQAKTSQNLILKNLYTTDPSLPESSKSQQQSAKNTSSDDQDQKSAAAVENTASDIDTTLELTKELINYQADLTSKQPVVKKEFVFPDEERRPGNYFPTARIHDLHVDGVPFHQLPTVHIIATPQNTKGGAYVNNKALSIQSGGRVGFKNSKKKTAVCGQTVGFAMGLDLTKKGYKNARVLVRGFGQGRLAAIKGLQLAGINIVSITDQTYINISARPKGVRSL from the exons ATGCTGCGATCACTGGTTAGTTTGTTCCGAAGTCCGTACACATGCACAGTTTTGCAAAGAATAGCTAGTCCag CTGTGACACAGGCTAAAACGTCACAAAACTTGATTCTGAAGAATTTGTACACAACTGACCCTTCTCTCCCAGAAAGTAGCAAATCTCAACAGCAGTCTGCTAAAAACACTTCTTCTGATGATCAAGACCAAAAATCTGCAGCAGCAGTTGAAAACACTGCATCTGACATTGACACTACTCTTGAGCTGACAAAAGAGCTTATAAATTACCAAGCTGATTTAACATCTAAACAACCAGTGGTTAAGAAGGAGTTTGTTTTTCCTGATGAGGAAAGACG ACCTGGAAACTATTTTCCCACAGCTCGCATCCATGATTTGCATGTAGACGGTGTTCCATTTCATCAACTGCCAACAGTTCATATTATAGCAACCCCTCAGAATACAAAAGGAGGTGCCTATGTGAACA ATAAAGCATTGTCCATACAGTCAGGG GGCCGTGTCGGATTTAAAAATTCTAAGAAAAAGACTGCAGTATGTGGACAGACTGTTGGTTTTGCGATGGGTTTG GACCTGACAAAGAAAGGCTACAAAAATGCCAGGGTCCTTGTGCGGGGCTTTGGACAAGGGCGCTTG GCTGCCATCAAGGGTCTTCAGTTGGCAGGCATTAACATCGTGTCTATCACCGACCAGACCTACATTAACATCTCCGCTAGGCCCAAGGGGGTTAGGAGTCTGTAG